The following coding sequences are from one Salvelinus namaycush isolate Seneca chromosome 23, SaNama_1.0, whole genome shotgun sequence window:
- the tbrg1 gene encoding transforming growth factor beta regulator 1 isoform X3, which produces METSEEVLQGSPMIHGKEQARIDRSGPSTSRNQTTGTPLSPMDPLNTLSNFESEMEPDGQGNYSLFPALDNMASLAGAAEALESEPANDVADKPNLTWLDAAQIVLEAAGRPMHIKEIKQQIIDRGLVQSNAKSSLEAVMYRETQKGSRRFKRIENRNGVFALLTDDEGQQALQSFTTQSFMGSPPQSTFSSSGSAASLPPFPSPTGLSETRPKTKKGPRKNQNEKYRLKYLRLRKAALAMIFENAALCDEVAHLEEKFVRAKEERRFLLKSLLQYQSVSEGELLTAATTSSHTPVTFSSVPTGASVLPVGHNLASGTSGAEEGLPKKPKKERGRENGKEDGPKRMSKKRKLADAGSRKLVQPIALDSSGRPVFPIVLGGLTVYSLGEIITDRMLFHDQCAIYPVGFCSTRFFASMKSPDQQCLYTCQIKDGGGGPQFEIVPEEDPQNAIAASSALTCHSNLLKAIGALRSKPVAPIVPSGADFFGFSHPTIQNLIQSCPGARKCSNYQWIRFEVCRPGDGQVPHSLSEDDASVSFEAYQKHQGFDDTIRGENNLA; this is translated from the exons ATGGAGACAAGCGAAGAAGTGCTTCAGGGTTCTCCGATGATTCACGGAAAAGAGCAAGCGCGAATTGACAGGAGTGGG CCCTCAACGAGCAGAAACCAGACCACAGGAACTCCCCTCTCACCTATGGACCCACTGAACACACTGTCCAACTTTGAGTCAGAGATGGAGCCAGACGGACAGGGAAACTACTCTCTCTTCCCTGCCTTGGACAACATGGCCAGCCTGGCAGGAGCTGCCGAGGCTCTAGAGAG TGAACCAGCTAACGATGTTGCAGACAAGCCCAATCTCACATGGCTTGATGCTGCGCAG ATTGTACTGGAGGCAGCTGGACGCCCAATGCACATCAAGGAGATCAAACAGCAAATCATTGACAGGGGATTGGTTCAGTCCAA TGCGAAGTCGAGCCTTGAGGCTGTCATGTACCGTGAG ACACAGAAAGGCAGCAGGAGATTCAAGAGGATTGAGAACAGAAATGGAGTCTTTGCACTGTTG ACAGATGATGAGGGGCAGCAGGCTCTACAGTCCTTCACCACCCAGTCTTTCATGGGGTCTCCCCCCCAGTCAACCTTCTCCAGCTCTGGCTCTGCAGCCTCTCtgcctcccttcccctcccccacgGGTCTCTCTGAGACCAGGCCCAAGACCAAGAAAGGCCCACGCAAGAACCAGAACGAAAAGTACAGACTAAAGTACCTCAGACTACGCAAAGCAGCACTGGCCATGATTTTT GAGAATGCGGCTCTCTGTGATGAAGTTGCACACTTAGAGGAGAAGTTTGTGCGAGCAAAAGAGGAGCGCAG GTTCTTACTGAAATCGCTGTTGCAGTACCAGTCTGTGTCAGAGGGGGAGCTGCTCACCGCTGCTACTACCAGCTCTCACACCCCTGTGACCTTCAGTTCTGTCCCAACGGGGGCGTCAGTCCTGCCTGTGGGTCATAACCTGGCCTCTGGGACCTCTGGGGCAGAGGAGGGCCTTCCTAAGAAGCCTAAGAAGGAACGAGGCAGGGAGAATGGAAAAGAGGATG GTCCAAAAAGAATGTCAAAAAAGCGTAAGCTTGCTGACGCGGGGTCTCGTAAGCTGGTTCAGCCCATCGCTCTGGACTCCTCAGGACGTCCTGTCTTCCCCATAGTACTGGGGGGTCTGACTGTGTACAGTCTAGGGGAG ATTATCACAGACAGGATGCTGTTCCATGACCAGTGTGCCATCTACCCAGTGGGTTTCTGTAGCACACGCTTCTTCGCCAGCATGAAGAGCCCTGATCAGCAGTGCCTCTACACCTGCCAGATTAAGGACGGGGGTGGTGGCCCACAG ttTGAGATAGTGCCTGAGGAAGACCCTCAGAATGCCATAGCTGCCTCCTCTGCCCTCACCTGCCATTCCAACCTGCTGAAGGCCATTGGTGCTCTAAG ATCTAAACCGGTGGCACCCATCGTGCCTTCAGGAGCAGACTTCTTTGGCTTCTCCCACCCCACCATCCAGAACCTGATCCAGAGCTGCCCAGGAGCACGCAAGTGCAGCAA TTATCAGTGGATCCGTTTTGAGGTGTGTCGTCCAGGCGACGGCCAGGTTCCACACAGCCTGTCTGAGGACGATGCCTCGGTCAGCTTTGAGGCCTACCAGAAACACCAGGGCTTTGATGACACCATCAGGGGGGAGAACAATCTA GCATGA
- the tbrg1 gene encoding transforming growth factor beta regulator 1 isoform X1 codes for METSEEVLQGSPMIHGKEQARIDRSGPSTSRNQTTGTPLSPMDPLNTLSNFESEMEPDGQGNYSLFPALDNMASLAGAAEALESEPANDVADKPNLTWLDAAQIVLEAAGRPMHIKEIKQQIIDRGLVQSNAKSSLEAVMYRETQKGSRRFKRIENRNGVFALLTDDEGQQALQSFTTQSFMGSPPQSTFSSSGSAASLPPFPSPTGLSETRPKTKKGPRKNQNEKYRLKYLRLRKAALAMIFENAALCDEVAHLEEKFVRAKEERRFLLKSLLQYQSVSEGELLTAATTSSHTPVTFSSVPTGASVLPVGHNLASGTSGAEEGLPKKPKKERGRENGKEDGPKRMSKKRKLADAGSRKLVQPIALDSSGRPVFPIVLGGLTVYSLGEIITDRMLFHDQCAIYPVGFCSTRFFASMKSPDQQCLYTCQIKDGGGGPQFEIVPEEDPQNAIAASSALTCHSNLLKAIGALRSKPVAPIVPSGADFFGFSHPTIQNLIQSCPGARKCSNYQWIRFEVCRPGDGQVPHSLSEDDASVSFEAYQKHQGFDDTIRGENNLVGMTPQSPGSSHQHLLSSPTLQPSTSYFSH; via the exons ATGGAGACAAGCGAAGAAGTGCTTCAGGGTTCTCCGATGATTCACGGAAAAGAGCAAGCGCGAATTGACAGGAGTGGG CCCTCAACGAGCAGAAACCAGACCACAGGAACTCCCCTCTCACCTATGGACCCACTGAACACACTGTCCAACTTTGAGTCAGAGATGGAGCCAGACGGACAGGGAAACTACTCTCTCTTCCCTGCCTTGGACAACATGGCCAGCCTGGCAGGAGCTGCCGAGGCTCTAGAGAG TGAACCAGCTAACGATGTTGCAGACAAGCCCAATCTCACATGGCTTGATGCTGCGCAG ATTGTACTGGAGGCAGCTGGACGCCCAATGCACATCAAGGAGATCAAACAGCAAATCATTGACAGGGGATTGGTTCAGTCCAA TGCGAAGTCGAGCCTTGAGGCTGTCATGTACCGTGAG ACACAGAAAGGCAGCAGGAGATTCAAGAGGATTGAGAACAGAAATGGAGTCTTTGCACTGTTG ACAGATGATGAGGGGCAGCAGGCTCTACAGTCCTTCACCACCCAGTCTTTCATGGGGTCTCCCCCCCAGTCAACCTTCTCCAGCTCTGGCTCTGCAGCCTCTCtgcctcccttcccctcccccacgGGTCTCTCTGAGACCAGGCCCAAGACCAAGAAAGGCCCACGCAAGAACCAGAACGAAAAGTACAGACTAAAGTACCTCAGACTACGCAAAGCAGCACTGGCCATGATTTTT GAGAATGCGGCTCTCTGTGATGAAGTTGCACACTTAGAGGAGAAGTTTGTGCGAGCAAAAGAGGAGCGCAG GTTCTTACTGAAATCGCTGTTGCAGTACCAGTCTGTGTCAGAGGGGGAGCTGCTCACCGCTGCTACTACCAGCTCTCACACCCCTGTGACCTTCAGTTCTGTCCCAACGGGGGCGTCAGTCCTGCCTGTGGGTCATAACCTGGCCTCTGGGACCTCTGGGGCAGAGGAGGGCCTTCCTAAGAAGCCTAAGAAGGAACGAGGCAGGGAGAATGGAAAAGAGGATG GTCCAAAAAGAATGTCAAAAAAGCGTAAGCTTGCTGACGCGGGGTCTCGTAAGCTGGTTCAGCCCATCGCTCTGGACTCCTCAGGACGTCCTGTCTTCCCCATAGTACTGGGGGGTCTGACTGTGTACAGTCTAGGGGAG ATTATCACAGACAGGATGCTGTTCCATGACCAGTGTGCCATCTACCCAGTGGGTTTCTGTAGCACACGCTTCTTCGCCAGCATGAAGAGCCCTGATCAGCAGTGCCTCTACACCTGCCAGATTAAGGACGGGGGTGGTGGCCCACAG ttTGAGATAGTGCCTGAGGAAGACCCTCAGAATGCCATAGCTGCCTCCTCTGCCCTCACCTGCCATTCCAACCTGCTGAAGGCCATTGGTGCTCTAAG ATCTAAACCGGTGGCACCCATCGTGCCTTCAGGAGCAGACTTCTTTGGCTTCTCCCACCCCACCATCCAGAACCTGATCCAGAGCTGCCCAGGAGCACGCAAGTGCAGCAA TTATCAGTGGATCCGTTTTGAGGTGTGTCGTCCAGGCGACGGCCAGGTTCCACACAGCCTGTCTGAGGACGATGCCTCGGTCAGCTTTGAGGCCTACCAGAAACACCAGGGCTTTGATGACACCATCAGGGGGGAGAACAATCTAGTAG GCATGACTCCACAATCCCCTGGTTCCTCTCACCAGCATCTTCTGAGCTCACCCACCCTGCAACCTTCTACATCTTACTTCAGCCACTGA
- the tbrg1 gene encoding transforming growth factor beta regulator 1 isoform X2 has translation MCVFVSFQPSTSRNQTTGTPLSPMDPLNTLSNFESEMEPDGQGNYSLFPALDNMASLAGAAEALESEPANDVADKPNLTWLDAAQIVLEAAGRPMHIKEIKQQIIDRGLVQSNAKSSLEAVMYRETQKGSRRFKRIENRNGVFALLTDDEGQQALQSFTTQSFMGSPPQSTFSSSGSAASLPPFPSPTGLSETRPKTKKGPRKNQNEKYRLKYLRLRKAALAMIFENAALCDEVAHLEEKFVRAKEERRFLLKSLLQYQSVSEGELLTAATTSSHTPVTFSSVPTGASVLPVGHNLASGTSGAEEGLPKKPKKERGRENGKEDGPKRMSKKRKLADAGSRKLVQPIALDSSGRPVFPIVLGGLTVYSLGEIITDRMLFHDQCAIYPVGFCSTRFFASMKSPDQQCLYTCQIKDGGGGPQFEIVPEEDPQNAIAASSALTCHSNLLKAIGALRSKPVAPIVPSGADFFGFSHPTIQNLIQSCPGARKCSNYQWIRFEVCRPGDGQVPHSLSEDDASVSFEAYQKHQGFDDTIRGENNLVGMTPQSPGSSHQHLLSSPTLQPSTSYFSH, from the exons ATGTGTGTTTTCGTTTCGTTCCAGCCCTCAACGAGCAGAAACCAGACCACAGGAACTCCCCTCTCACCTATGGACCCACTGAACACACTGTCCAACTTTGAGTCAGAGATGGAGCCAGACGGACAGGGAAACTACTCTCTCTTCCCTGCCTTGGACAACATGGCCAGCCTGGCAGGAGCTGCCGAGGCTCTAGAGAG TGAACCAGCTAACGATGTTGCAGACAAGCCCAATCTCACATGGCTTGATGCTGCGCAG ATTGTACTGGAGGCAGCTGGACGCCCAATGCACATCAAGGAGATCAAACAGCAAATCATTGACAGGGGATTGGTTCAGTCCAA TGCGAAGTCGAGCCTTGAGGCTGTCATGTACCGTGAG ACACAGAAAGGCAGCAGGAGATTCAAGAGGATTGAGAACAGAAATGGAGTCTTTGCACTGTTG ACAGATGATGAGGGGCAGCAGGCTCTACAGTCCTTCACCACCCAGTCTTTCATGGGGTCTCCCCCCCAGTCAACCTTCTCCAGCTCTGGCTCTGCAGCCTCTCtgcctcccttcccctcccccacgGGTCTCTCTGAGACCAGGCCCAAGACCAAGAAAGGCCCACGCAAGAACCAGAACGAAAAGTACAGACTAAAGTACCTCAGACTACGCAAAGCAGCACTGGCCATGATTTTT GAGAATGCGGCTCTCTGTGATGAAGTTGCACACTTAGAGGAGAAGTTTGTGCGAGCAAAAGAGGAGCGCAG GTTCTTACTGAAATCGCTGTTGCAGTACCAGTCTGTGTCAGAGGGGGAGCTGCTCACCGCTGCTACTACCAGCTCTCACACCCCTGTGACCTTCAGTTCTGTCCCAACGGGGGCGTCAGTCCTGCCTGTGGGTCATAACCTGGCCTCTGGGACCTCTGGGGCAGAGGAGGGCCTTCCTAAGAAGCCTAAGAAGGAACGAGGCAGGGAGAATGGAAAAGAGGATG GTCCAAAAAGAATGTCAAAAAAGCGTAAGCTTGCTGACGCGGGGTCTCGTAAGCTGGTTCAGCCCATCGCTCTGGACTCCTCAGGACGTCCTGTCTTCCCCATAGTACTGGGGGGTCTGACTGTGTACAGTCTAGGGGAG ATTATCACAGACAGGATGCTGTTCCATGACCAGTGTGCCATCTACCCAGTGGGTTTCTGTAGCACACGCTTCTTCGCCAGCATGAAGAGCCCTGATCAGCAGTGCCTCTACACCTGCCAGATTAAGGACGGGGGTGGTGGCCCACAG ttTGAGATAGTGCCTGAGGAAGACCCTCAGAATGCCATAGCTGCCTCCTCTGCCCTCACCTGCCATTCCAACCTGCTGAAGGCCATTGGTGCTCTAAG ATCTAAACCGGTGGCACCCATCGTGCCTTCAGGAGCAGACTTCTTTGGCTTCTCCCACCCCACCATCCAGAACCTGATCCAGAGCTGCCCAGGAGCACGCAAGTGCAGCAA TTATCAGTGGATCCGTTTTGAGGTGTGTCGTCCAGGCGACGGCCAGGTTCCACACAGCCTGTCTGAGGACGATGCCTCGGTCAGCTTTGAGGCCTACCAGAAACACCAGGGCTTTGATGACACCATCAGGGGGGAGAACAATCTAGTAG GCATGACTCCACAATCCCCTGGTTCCTCTCACCAGCATCTTCTGAGCTCACCCACCCTGCAACCTTCTACATCTTACTTCAGCCACTGA
- the LOC120018507 gene encoding sialate O-acetylesterase-like → MNGGFRFASYYGDHMVLQKAPERAVLWGYGPDDAEVTVFLSGGPVTNNAPAVSVAAGIWKVALVPMEAGGPYNLTAVLQNNHSITLTDVLFGDVWLCGGQSNMAFTTSLVFNASEELALVSKFPQVRIFMAALEQSYTELTDLAGVEVPWSVPTAKLLGGGDFKHYSAVCWMFGRHLYKALKYPIGLVTSCWGGTPVEAWSSPRALQHCELDRINRIPMPYTPSMYLSKQTNSVLWNAIIHPLLKMTSGTKVSTYRKASLSEGFPNIRWHQTADYGFAPNLRMKNTFMAVAMDLGDEMSPFGSIHPRDKQDVAYRLSLGARAVAYGEEGVSFQGPFPSRVLVNDQYINVTYDQRVSVTQSKDIFQICCSVVRAPCDSLSLWVPAPILQWGLSAVQVSTNYCSMNNVAGLRYAWRDWPCDFKACPVYSADGVLPAPPFTLNRWPDKQ, encoded by the exons ATGA ACGGTGGGTTCCGCTTTGCCTCCTATTATGGCGATCACATGGTTCTGCAGAAGGCCCCAGAGAGGGCTGTGTTGTGGGGCTATGGACCCGATGATGCTGAGGTCACAGTCTTTCTATCAGGAGGACCAGTCACTAACAATGCACCTGCTGTCAGTGTGGCTGCCG GGATATGGAAGGTGGCCCTTGTCCCAATGGAAGCTGGCGGTCCCTACAACTTGACTGCAGTCCTCCAGAACAACCACAGTATCACTCTCACAGATGTGCTGTTTGGGGATGTCTGGCTGTGTGGGGGACAGAGCAACATGGCTTTCACAACTTCTCTG GTGTTCAATGCATCAGAGGAGCTAGCTCTGGTCTCCAAGTTCCCTCAGGTGCGGATCTTTATGGCTGCCTTGGAGCAGAGCTACACTGAGCTGACTGACCTGGCTGGAGTGGAGGTGCCCTGGTCTGTCCCCACAGCAA AGTTGCTGGGTGGTGGGGATTTCAAGCACTACTCTGCAGTGTGCTGGATGTTTGGGCGCCACTTGTACAAGGCGCTGAAGTACCCCATCGGCCTAGTGACGTCCTGCTGGGGAGGCACACCTGTAGAGGCATGGTCCTCCCCACGAGCACTCCAACACTGTGAACTGGACAGGATTAACAG GATCCCCATGCCATATACACCTTCAATGTATTTGTCTAAGCAGACTAACTCTGTGTTGTGGAATGCCATAATCCATCCACTCCTCAAAATGACCTCTGGTACCAAG GTCTCTACGTATAGAAAGGCCTCCTTAAGTGAGGGATTTCCAAACATACGCTGGCACCAGACTGCAGACTATGGCTTTGCTCCCAACCTGCGTATGAAGAACACATTCATGGCTGTTGCTATGGACTTAGGAGATGAAATGTCTCCTTTTGGCAG TATCCATCCCCGGGACAAGCAGGACGTGGCCTATAGACTGTCTCTAGGGGCGAGAGCTGTGGCTTATGGGGAGGAGGGTGTCTCATTCCAGGGGCCTTTCCCTAGCCGGGTCCTGGTCAATGACCAGTATATCAACGTAACCTATGACCAGAGAGTGTCTGTCACTCAATCCAAAGATATCTTTCAG ATTTGCTGCTCAGTGGTGAGGGCACCCTGTGACTCTCTGTCACTGTGGGTCCCAGCTCCCATACTGCAGTGGGGCCTTAGCGCCGTCCAAGTGTCCACGAATTACTGTTCCATGAATAATGTAGCCGGCCTGCGCTACGCATGGAGGGACTGGCCTTGTGACTTTAAGGCATGTCCTGTTTACAGTGCTGATGGGGTTCTACCTGCACCTCCCTTCACTCTCAACCGCTGGCCAGACAAGCAGTGA